The Malaclemys terrapin pileata isolate rMalTer1 chromosome 7, rMalTer1.hap1, whole genome shotgun sequence nucleotide sequence ACTTTGCTAAGGGACCGTAGGATAAAacgtagggccctaccaaattcatgtccttgaaaaatgcatcacggacaaTGAAATCTTGTCTTGtgggtgcttttaccctatactatacagattttgcaggggagaccagtatttctcaaattgagggtcctgacccaaaagggagttgcaggcggggtcacaaggttattttaggaggggTCGCAGTattaccatccttacttctgcactgccctagagctgggcagctggagagcagcggctattggccgggcgcccagctctgaaggcagcgcctcaccagcaggagcacagaagtaagggtggcaatacgataccatgccatgccacccttacttctgtgctgctgccttcagagccaggCGGCCGGAGAGtgacagctgctgactgagggccaagCTCTGCAGgtagcagtgcaaaagtaagggtggcaataccataccatgccatccttacttctgtgtggctgctggtggtggtgctgacTTCAGAGGtgggctccctgccagcagccgctgctctccagctgccaagctctgaagccagcgccgccaccagcagcagtgcagaagctgTTTcgcaaccctcttcccccccacagctcctttaTGGGTCAAGACCCCttcaatagctgaaatcatgacatttacgatttttaaaatcctatgaccgtgaaattgactaaAACGGACCGaaaatttgatagggccctaatgATGAGCACTGGAAATGAGCTCTTGTGCTGGGCTCTGGTATCAAGCAAAAGCCTGATCACAACAAAAGAGAATTTGATGACGACACTGGCTTGGGCCATCCAGGTTTGCAAAACATACAGAAAACTCACTGCCACTTCAAGATTACAGTAGCCTAAACCCTTTCACATGGCTTCCAGGACACCAGCATCTCTAAGAGAGCTAGAAGGTGATGCTGAAGACATGGTGCAAATCTACACTAATCCCTGGCTGCTGTCCTCCCCTTTGGGGTGAAGAGTTGGGTCCCCTCTCATTTCTTGTTTTTCTCAGAGACCTTAGAAGGCACAGCTCAAGAATTCCATCGGATCTGGGCTCTGGTGCCTGGAGAAGCTGGCAGGGGACCTGCCTACAAAGCCATAGCAAGATACTGCTGGGGAGGAGTCCTAGAGTGTGAGGAGTAAGATCCAACGTGTTTTGATGGGGAGACTACTTGGCTTTGGTAGGTGGAGCCTGTAACTGATGGAGAGGAGTGGGTTCCTTTCGGCACCCTTTTCTTTGTACCAGTGGCACTGGCTGAGGGAGGTGCTGCTGCAATAGCTGCCACCCCTCCGGGTTGCTCCACTGAGGCCTTTGGAGTGCAGCCATGGTACCTACTACTTCCCCGCTGtggctttctccaccttctcctCCTTGGCTGATACTCTGTAGAGCTTAAGGCACTGGAGGGTAGGAGACACTGCTGTTGGAATGGCTCCACCTCCCTTCTGCCCCCTACAAAATGGCGGACATGAGATATGTAAACTACAGGGATACCCTCTGCTTCCACACCATCTCTGCACTGGGAATGCAACTGTTGTGTGGAATGATTGACAATACATTCTATTTAACCTTCTTTTGCCACTGTGGAGCAGGGGGGCACAGAACCCGGGTCTTTGGATACATTGACAATAGCATGCCTTCTGAGGGAGCTGCTGGACATATGGGAGGAAGGGTTGGGGTTAGGCTTCACTGTTCCCATTTTCCTAGCCAGATGCAGGTCCTCGTCTGAATGGTTGGAGGAGGCAGGGTTTCTTCTACTTTACCTGGGAGCAGGTACAGTTTTTTCAGGGGACAGCAAGGGTTCGATAGCTACAACTGAGGTAGGGAGCACTAGTTGTAGTACATTTGCCTCCAAACCCTCTTTAGTTAACTGCTTATCTTGGAGGGGCTCTGTAAGGGGAGACTCTTCCTTGCTATTCGCTTCTTGATCAGGAAAGAGGAGCGGAGCAGTGAGAGGGCAGAATTTATAGGAGTTATTATGACAGTCAAGCCCGAGAAGACCATGAGGAACTTCAGAGGTGAATTGGCAACATGatggcagatgaagttcaatgttgataaatggtaAAGTAAGGAACACTAGAGGGAAAATTCTGAACTACTCATACTACTTCTACATTAACTGCATCAGCTCAAGAAAAGGACCTACGCATCAGTGTACACAGCTCAGTGGAGATTTCTGCTCAATGAGCAGTTGCAGTCAAAAGGCAAACAAGACACCAGGATGCATAAAAGTGGGTTTGAGAACATAGAAAATGTTATATAAATCAACCATGAGGTCTTGCCTATAATTTCATGCGTGGATCTGATCACCCTATTTCAAAACGTATACTGCAGAGTTAGACTGATTCAGAGTGTGGCACAGAACAATTAGAGGCATGGAAAAACTCCCTGATGAGAGATTGTTTATCTGAGAAGGGAGATGACAAGGGAACAAGTATATAAAATAACAAATGGTATAAATATTGTAAATGGAGagtttctgttctccctgtctcataacataagaacaaagGAGACAGATTCAAAACTCAAAATCCTCAGCTTGTATGGAAGGATacagtggcattggaacaatttttatagtgcagcacccccagcacttctAGTTCCAGCCCCTCTGGAAGGATACTGCAATGCTTGCTAGGTTTGGGCCTAGCAGCCTATGCACATGCTGGAGAAGGCCCCGGCTCTCTTGTTCAGTTCAGCCATGATATCAGAGAGGAAGCTTGGAGCATGTAGGTCCCATAGGGCACTGATTCCTCAGAGGCTATAGTAGCAGCTTTATATACAGATGTATGGCGAAGGGGTTCTACGCCTCTGGGGCTGCTTTCTGACTTTAAGCAGTCTGCCTGATGGATATAGCTCTTCCAATTAAGTGAAGCTCAAGAGATGGTCAGACCCACATATAGAGGTGACACACACTGCAGGGAGTGAGCCTGCTCTCTGGTCATTTAGATGCTAAGTAATGCCCCAGGAGAAGCTGACTGGAGGCAACTAACTGATCAAGCTGGTGGGCTGGGTGGGGCAGAACTCAATTGGCCCCCTCAGACCAGGGCTGATAAAAGATATACAAGAAGGAAgtacagggggagagagggaggaacagGGCTAGCTGAGTTGAGTCATACAGAGGCCTCAGAATGGGGAGACTTCTGTTCCCCTCAGGTCCTGCTGAGAGGGCTAAAGACCAGCCAATATTGTAAATAGGTGGTAGCATGGGAGATTGTGGTGATCTTGGTGAAGGGGATTTGAAATAAAGTTTCACTGAGAGCACACCCAGTGGAGTCTGTGCAGTTTCTGAAGGGAAGAGGACAAGGGCATAGTGGGGCCCTGTTATAAGGGGATGTGTCATAAAAGACTTCTTattctgtctccatctgttggCTGGGAAGAATTATAATTGGAACATTTGGACTGGTACAGAAGATCACAGAGAACGTTTCCCTTGGTGAAGCTAACAAGTATTGCAGGGTGGCTTCCTGGAGATAGATATTTCCACCCAAAATATTCTAAAAAGATAAATGCAGATCTGCACTCACAAAAGCATTCCCACTGTCTCAATTTCTAACCCTGATTTCTATACTGGGAACATAATGATGGAATTTCCACTACACAAGTATACTCAGTTAGCATTGTCCTGGGAAAGGCACAATACATTGCCTGCCCTAAACTGTTTATAGTCTGCCGAGTGCTTTAGATTTTTACTGCTCTGTAACTCCTCAGTATTTAATATGGGGACTAATTAATAAAATGCCTACCTGTACCGCTCCTCTTGCAGAGCCTGCATTATTAACGAATAATCCCTCTGATAGTGAGCCTTAAGGTTCTCAAAGGATTCTTCCAGTCTTGCCTGTGTCTCTCGGATCTCTTGAATCTCATGTAGTATTGCATCAAACCCTGAGCTCTGCATATCCAGAGTGTTTGTTTTGGAGCTAGAAGCTCCCACTGGACCCCCTGTGGTGCTATTAGCTCCAACTGAACCAGATGTGGCACTTGAACAGTCCTCCTCACTACCATATTTTGGGCTTGACTGAAAGTTATGAATAACACCTAGAGTCTTCCCATCTTCCTGACCCTCTTCCAAAGAGTCCTTTAGATTAGCAATATTGTCCGCACTCCCAAATTTGTTCCTTATCAGGGAGGCAATCTCCCGGGGTTTGGAGACCACAGCCCCTGCTGCCGAATGTGTGGCTTGGGAGAAGCTGGAAAGCCCACCTTTAACACTGTCTACAACTCCTTCACTAAAGCCAGTGACCTTTGCTCCCACATCCTTCAAGCCCTGGTGCATATCCCTGAAGACATCCTTTGGCTGCCGAGGGATTCCATTTTGTTCAACCTCACGAAGCTTCCGATGGTAGTGCTCTAGCTTCTTCTGCAGCTGCAAAATGGTTTGGGCCGATTTCTGGTTCTTCTTCTCAAACACTTGCTTGATGCGGGCGCTCTGCTGCTTGTCAGCATTGTTGGCTAGTTTCAGGTATTCTGCCACATTGTCATCCCGGGCTGTTTGCTCAATTTTGATCTGCTCTGTCAACTTCAGTATCTTCTGCTGCAAATGAGTGATGGCCACTTTTGTCCGCTGTGGATCCGGGGTCCCATCAACAGAGTCTGCATTGATGCTGCCATCAGTGCTTGAGGCCACTGCATTAGGGGTTTGTGCTAGGCTGCTTACTTCTGACCGCTCGATCTAGACAAAGGGGGAAAGAATATGAAGGTTAAACATTGGCTCTCCTAATTCAAAACCCATCCACTTTGCTGGGCAGTAACAGTCAATGATCATAAACTGTATTCCAAGATCTTCAAAACTAAAAACTTTATTTAGAGTCATTGATACTGCACAGAGAACTCTACAGTACACAAAGTTACTCtaactttgatttttaaaatcagtcaTTTCCATCTCATCACCCACATTTCATTTTTCCATTTCGCTTTAATTCCCATCCTACAATGTGGGGAGAAGAGCATTTGTGAGCCCTATGTTGTTCCTGGGCATCTAAAGGGATGATGCTCAAAAGCCACCTCAATCAATTGTGCTAAAAAAATGATGCAGTCTTCAAAAAACCAACTGCttaaggagggttttttttggtggggggggaggaggaggtagaAGTAGGGACTGATCTATAGGATGTAGTGTATCAATGCTGGGGGAGAAATACAAAGAAAGGAGAACAATGGTAGGCCAAAAGCCACATATTTCAAATACATTATACTGAACAGAGGCAATTCCTGACAACAATTTTTATTGCTGCAATAAATGCAAGTGACAACACTGCAATTCAGAGAACAAGAAATAAGAACTACTTAAGGTAGGCCATTGAAAATATGCACATGTATACTTCATGTTCTCAGCTCTGCAAAACGTGCTATTATCATAACAAGAAAGCATTCAAATCAAGTCCTAAAGTGAGTGCAcaccctccttctcctgcagGGGGAACAGATCATGTCCTGAAATGCCAGCGTttcaaaaatataatttacttGGACTCTTTAAAACTCTTAATGCCTTGCAgtaaataaattttaaacaattatGGGACAGAAAAAGTGCCAAGCCTTGTTTCCATTCAGAACAGGAACGGACCAGTGCCCTTGAGTTGAAGCATCACACTTTTCTTTCTGAATTCAGACTTTATTACTATAGATTTTTTATTCTGCCAAGACTAAGACTGGTTTGGATCATACAATGAAATGAAGTGAGTTGAAAAACGAGCCGGGGCAGACTGTTTGCCATCTGCAAAAAAGTGCGATTGGTAACTATCCAACATACCAATAGCAATAAAAGTGAATGGGGAATTCTAAAGTATTTCTTCTCAGTACTAACAgcacttgttagtctctaaggtgccacaagtactcctgttcttctttttgcggatacagactaacacggctgttactctgaaacttagcacTTATATACACATTAATGGCAATTTGCTTAGTAACCAGAAACAGACTCCAGCATATTCGCCTTTGAAAAAATGTCTTAATGTTGACgaaaaataaaagcataaaaTTTATTTTCACTACAGAATCTCCAATATCAACAACCCATGTTCTCAGTGTTTTTCCTGCCTCAGTCTTGTTTCCGTTATCTGGTCCCTTTCAACATTCTTACTGTTTGTATGCACTTTGTAAGGGGACATCACAACACATCTCTAAGTGTAGAGCACCAACCACTAGTCTGTCCAAGACTTTTCACTTTAGAAGAAAAGGAAATTGACAACTCTTTGTAGTTAATCAAAAGAAACTAACAACTAACTGATGCACTGTTACAACTCTTCAAGGAGGTGGAAGCTGATTTTAATGTAGGctaacatttttgaaagtgtCAGATTTAGGAGTCtagacccattttcaaaagtgacatgcaTTTAGGATTCTGTTtagctcctaagtgcctaaatcacttttgaaaatgagactggCTCTTAAATCTCTTAGTAACCTTTGAAAATTCTACCTGGTATCCTTAAAATTGACTACCAAGTGTATACAGTATGTCTGTAcacaaacaatgattttttgaggaGAGACTACACGACTTCCGACCCCTACAGGCAGGTTTCCTTTAACATCTTTGAACAGGTATATTGATTTAAGCCATAAATGTTCACACCCCATGGATTTGCAGAGATGGCAATATATAGAAGCAGACACTGAAGTTATCCGCAGGAGGAAGCAATATAAGTTAATTCACAAAGCAGACATATACTGATCTACATTGGCAACAAAGTGCAAAAGGAGAATGAAGAAGAGTGTTTGTTACATTTAGCTTCCTAATAAAGTGGAAAATACTGAACCCTTAGAGTTGAAAATCTCTTTAGATTTTGCACTCCCTGCCCTCCACCCCGCAAGTACAAGAATGTGCTGTCTCTCATCTAGCCTACCTTGGCTTTTCTGAGCTGCAATAAATTTTCCCAGTGCATGGCTTCCACAAAGAAGAGTTAACATGCCTACAACCGCTCTACTAAAAGCCAAGCTCTTGTTCTGATCTGAGTCCAGCAAAACTAACCAACTGTCTGAAGGTAGCTCACTAAGTCACTACCTGAAACCATGAATCATGTAATTACTCAGTAACTCCTCCCCTTCAAGAGGAAAGGCATTATCCCTGCATCAGGC carries:
- the TMCC1 gene encoding transmembrane and coiled-coil domains protein 1 isoform X2; this encodes MEIERSEVSSLAQTPNAVASSTDGSINADSVDGTPDPQRTKVAITHLQQKILKLTEQIKIEQTARDDNVAEYLKLANNADKQQSARIKQVFEKKNQKSAQTILQLQKKLEHYHRKLREVEQNGIPRQPKDVFRDMHQGLKDVGAKVTGFSEGVVDSVKGGLSSFSQATHSAAGAVVSKPREIASLIRNKFGSADNIANLKDSLEEGQEDGKTLGVIHNFQSSPKYGSEEDCSSATSGSVGANSTTGGPVGASSSKTNTLDMQSSGFDAILHEIQEIRETQARLEESFENLKAHYQRDYSLIMQALQEERYRCERLEEQLNDLTELHQNEILNLKQELASMEEKIAYQSYERARDIQEALEACQTRISKMELQQQQQQVVQLEGLENATARNLLGKFINILLAVMAVLLVFVSTVANCVVPLMKTRNRTFSTLFVVVFIAFMWKHWDAVAGYLERFLSPPR